The Struthio camelus isolate bStrCam1 chromosome 12, bStrCam1.hap1, whole genome shotgun sequence genome includes a window with the following:
- the DNAJA4 gene encoding dnaJ homolog subfamily A member 4 — MVKETEYYDILQVKPSASSEEIKRAYRKLALKYHPDKNPSEGERFKLISQAYEVLSDPKKRDLYDQGGEQAIKEGGLSGGSFSSPMDIFDMFFGGGGRMNRERRGKNVVHQLGVSLEDLYNGITRKLALQKNVICSKCEGYGGKRGAVEKCPVCKGRGMQIIVQQIGPGMVQQIQTVCPECKGQGERINPKDRCDNCNGCKVVREKKIIEVHVDKGMKDGQKIVFHGEGDQEPDLEPGDVIIVLDQKDHSVFQRRGHDLITKMRIQLSEALCGFRKTIETLDNRVLVVTSRPGEVIKHGDLKCIHNEGMPIYKSPMDKGSLIIQFLVQFPEHYWLPREKLCLLETLLPPREDVMITDEMDQVDLEDFDPSEQTYRNSGGEAYEEDEEGPRTGVQCQTS, encoded by the exons ATGGTGAAGGAGACGGAGTACTACGACATCCTGCAGGTGAAGCCCAGCGCCTCCTCGGAGGAGATCAAGCGCGCCTACCGCAAACTGGCGCTGAAGTATCACCCCGACAAGAACCCCAGCGAGGGCGAGCGG tttaaacTCATATCCCAGGCATATGAAGTTCTGTCGGACCCAAAGAAAAGGGACCTCTATGACCAGGGTGGGGAGCAGGCTATTAAAGAAGGAGGCCTGAGTGGCGGCAGCTTCTCTTCACCCATGGACATCTTTGACATGTTCTTTGGTGGTGGAGGCCGAATGAATAGAGAGAGAAGAG gcaaGAATGTTGTGCACCAGTTAGGTGTATCTCTTGAAGACTTATATAATGGTATCACAAGGAAGCTGGCACTGCAAAAGAATGTAATTTGTTCCAAATGCGAAG GTTATGGTGGAAAGAGAGGGGCTGTAGAAAAGTGCCCTGTGTGTAAAGGAAGAGGAATGCAAATTATAGTTCAGCAGATTGGACCTGGTATGGTACAACAAATACAAACTGTGTGTCCAGAATGCAAAGGCCAAGGTGAAAGAATAAATCCGAAGGACAGGTGTGACAACTGCAACGGCTGTAAGGttgtaagagagaaaaagattataGAAGTTCATGTTGATAAAG GTATGAAAGATGGTCAGAAGATAGTATTTCAtggagaaggtgatcaggagcctGATCTGGAGCCTGGAGATGTTATAATTGTGCTTGATCAGAAGGATCACAGTGTCTTCCAGAGGCGAGGGCATGACTTAATTACAAAAATGAGAATTCAACTCTCGGAGGCTTTATGTGGCTTCAGGAAGACCATTGAAACGCTTGATAACAGAGTCCTTGTAGTAACATCTAGACCAG GTGAAGTGATAAAACATGGTGACTTGAAGTGCATCCACAATGAAGGGATGCCTATCTACAAATCTCCAATGGACAAAGGCAGTCTAATTATACAATTTTTG gTCCAGTTCCCAGAGCATTACTGGCTTCCAAGGGAGAAACTGTGTTTGTTGGAGACTCTGCTTCCTCCGCGAGAAGATGTAATGATTACAGATGAGATGGACCAGGTAGACCTGGAAGATTTTGATCCAAGTGAGCAAACCTACCGTAACAGTGGGGGGGAAGCATATGAAGAAGATGAAGAGGGTCCAAGAACAGGAGTACAATGTCAGACATCTTAA